One region of Leptospira fainei serovar Hurstbridge str. BUT 6 genomic DNA includes:
- a CDS encoding DUF3341 domain-containing protein, giving the protein MYKPFKEQFHSFQETESGVFGLFDTPAQIIEAAKKTKDKGYTGFDCLTPYPVHGLDDAMGLARSGLPWVTFFMGLFGCVVGFGMQYLTHKYDWSLNISGKNLNAWFAYIPITFEFTVFMAGVSTAVALFILAKLPKLNRKVLHPDITNDKFALWIPSNSANYSESSVTEFIKSLGAKYVETVK; this is encoded by the coding sequence ATGTATAAACCATTTAAAGAACAATTCCATTCTTTCCAAGAGACGGAATCGGGAGTATTCGGATTATTTGATACTCCTGCCCAAATTATCGAGGCTGCGAAAAAGACGAAAGATAAAGGTTACACCGGATTCGATTGTTTGACTCCGTATCCGGTTCACGGACTCGACGATGCCATGGGCCTTGCTCGTTCAGGATTACCTTGGGTAACTTTCTTTATGGGGCTCTTCGGTTGCGTTGTAGGGTTCGGAATGCAATACCTAACTCATAAGTATGATTGGTCTCTGAACATCTCCGGCAAAAATTTGAACGCTTGGTTTGCATACATTCCGATCACTTTCGAATTCACCGTTTTCATGGCGGGGGTTTCCACGGCTGTAGCGCTCTTCATTCTTGCTAAGTTGCCGAAGTTAAATCGGAAAGTCTTACATCCGGACATTACTAACGATAAGTTTGCTCTTTGGATTCCGTCCAACTCAGCAAACTATTCGGAAAGTTCCGTCACCGAGTTCATTAAAAGTCTGGGCGCTAAATACGTCGAGACGGTGAAATAG
- a CDS encoding endonuclease/exonuclease/phosphatase family protein has protein sequence MKRAKKILKCDDRGQIFFQFLSITLSALTITCSVAADSSPFNLVISSFNAMFLYDEKGDTGKFPVNRQPRIPADFETIRALVLQNSPDIIGFQEIESESAIKMITNENYNCSATRTHGYSQEVGLCWKKALPNPMLSELPQLSLRPGLRKGLMAEFPFPQGKFTVISVHLKAGQSAEDQSERQEQIKVLGEILARKRRFVLLGDFNENLKSRRSSWNILKGELRLTTANYKAKSNCWQHKKGFIDYLITDQEWKPESFRQFKFKTDDGQYDGNPPEELRLSDHCPISGELIWRNDRSRRNSYIRN, from the coding sequence ATGAAACGGGCAAAAAAAATTCTGAAATGCGACGATCGAGGACAAATATTTTTTCAATTTCTATCGATTACTCTGTCCGCGTTGACAATAACCTGCTCCGTTGCTGCGGATAGCTCTCCTTTCAACCTCGTAATTTCCAGCTTTAACGCGATGTTCTTATACGATGAAAAGGGAGATACGGGTAAATTTCCGGTAAATCGTCAACCGAGAATACCCGCGGATTTCGAAACGATTCGAGCTTTAGTTCTACAAAATTCACCGGATATAATCGGATTTCAGGAAATCGAAAGCGAGTCGGCAATCAAAATGATTACAAATGAAAACTACAACTGTTCCGCGACCAGAACCCACGGATATTCCCAGGAGGTGGGACTTTGCTGGAAAAAAGCTCTGCCGAATCCGATGTTAAGCGAACTTCCCCAACTTTCGCTCAGACCGGGCTTAAGAAAAGGATTGATGGCGGAGTTTCCTTTTCCGCAGGGAAAATTCACGGTGATTTCCGTGCATCTAAAGGCAGGTCAATCCGCCGAAGACCAGTCGGAACGCCAAGAGCAAATAAAGGTATTGGGTGAAATTTTAGCGAGAAAGAGAAGATTCGTTCTCTTGGGAGACTTTAACGAGAATTTAAAATCGAGACGATCCTCATGGAACATATTGAAAGGAGAACTTCGTTTAACGACGGCAAATTATAAGGCGAAGTCGAATTGTTGGCAGCATAAGAAGGGATTTATCGATTACCTAATTACCGATCAGGAATGGAAGCCGGAAAGCTTTCGACAATTTAAATTTAAAACGGACGACGGACAGTATGACGGAAATCCACCGGAAGAACTAAGACTCTCCGATCATTGTCCGATATCGGGAGAATTGATTTGGAGGAACGATAGAAGCCGTCGCAATTCCTATATTAGAAATTAA
- a CDS encoding c-type cytochrome, with translation MISLKKFSILSFSALLLWNCESKTPPLEYMPDMADSIAREAQEAEPFFANNSAVRLPPKGAVPVGYFPYEYKGLDISVIPNKGLANPFKADFANLKRGEDKYQTYCSPCHGVRGAGNGFVVGPAPKLNAGQSDGSPMAALISASAKAYSDGQIYHAITEGKGRMNSYASQIDPVDRWKIVLYIRKLQDHDNKTNKETAKK, from the coding sequence ATGATTTCCCTGAAAAAGTTTTCCATTCTTTCATTCTCAGCGCTCTTATTATGGAACTGCGAATCAAAGACTCCTCCTCTAGAATACATGCCGGATATGGCCGATTCGATCGCAAGGGAAGCACAGGAAGCCGAACCGTTCTTTGCGAACAATTCTGCGGTTCGTCTTCCTCCTAAGGGCGCCGTACCAGTCGGTTACTTTCCTTACGAATATAAAGGTCTGGATATTTCAGTAATTCCTAATAAAGGTCTTGCAAATCCTTTCAAAGCGGATTTCGCAAATCTTAAACGCGGTGAAGATAAATATCAAACTTATTGCAGTCCTTGTCACGGAGTCCGTGGCGCCGGAAACGGTTTCGTAGTGGGACCGGCTCCGAAATTGAATGCCGGACAGAGTGACGGAAGTCCTATGGCGGCTCTAATATCCGCAAGTGCAAAAGCATATTCGGACGGACAGATTTATCACGCGATCACCGAAGGGAAGGGGCGCATGAACAGTTACGCTTCACAGATTGATCCCGTAGATCGTTGGAAGATCGTCCTCTATATCCGGAAGCTTCAGGATCACGACAATAAGACCAACAAGGAAACGGCTAAGAAATAA
- a CDS encoding membrane protein has protein sequence MDVKVEQNLINYKLDSKTRTALIGMIIVGLVSLAIAAFGFGHENLRHDGGHSNPAWSAYLVGTFFILGISIAGIFFTALGHITGAHWPVTLRRISEGYGMFLPVAGVLLVILTLGAHDLYEWTHEEAVAHDHLLQHKKPLLNMGFFTGILIFLSVVWSAFGYLFYTRSIAQDKDKEVKHTQFNAKLSGGFIVFFALSFSLVSFEVIMSLTPHWFSTMFGVYCFAAAYQAGLSSFVVVAYFLKKKGYLGNLVNENHIHDLGKFMLGFTVFWAYVGFSQFMLIWYANIPEETFFFEQRLTGGWEYLTLAIPAIKFAVPFLLLLNRPNKRDINFLVKVAVWILFTQATEIFWLVYPANFVDFSLGGYIASLGSVVGMIGLFGLVLLKRLEKAPLIPVGDPRLEDCLHHHQ, from the coding sequence ATGGACGTTAAGGTAGAACAAAACCTCATCAACTATAAGCTGGATTCCAAAACCAGGACGGCACTGATCGGAATGATTATTGTCGGTCTCGTTAGTCTCGCGATTGCGGCCTTCGGCTTCGGTCACGAAAATCTACGTCATGACGGCGGACATTCCAATCCGGCTTGGTCTGCTTATCTGGTTGGAACCTTTTTCATTCTCGGTATTTCGATAGCCGGAATCTTTTTTACTGCGCTTGGTCATATCACGGGAGCACATTGGCCCGTAACTTTGCGGAGGATCTCGGAGGGATACGGTATGTTTCTTCCGGTCGCGGGCGTATTATTGGTCATCCTAACCTTAGGCGCTCACGATCTATACGAATGGACCCATGAGGAAGCCGTCGCGCACGATCATCTTCTTCAACATAAAAAACCGTTACTGAACATGGGATTCTTCACGGGAATTCTCATTTTCTTAAGCGTAGTATGGTCCGCATTCGGCTATCTATTCTATACGAGATCTATCGCACAAGATAAGGATAAAGAAGTAAAGCATACTCAATTCAATGCGAAGTTATCCGGCGGATTTATCGTTTTCTTCGCTTTATCTTTCTCGCTCGTCTCTTTCGAAGTGATCATGTCTCTCACTCCGCATTGGTTCTCCACTATGTTCGGAGTTTATTGCTTTGCAGCCGCCTACCAAGCCGGACTTTCATCCTTCGTCGTAGTGGCCTATTTCCTAAAGAAGAAGGGATATCTGGGAAATCTCGTGAATGAAAATCATATTCATGACTTAGGTAAGTTCATGCTCGGCTTTACCGTGTTTTGGGCTTACGTAGGATTCTCTCAATTCATGCTGATCTGGTACGCGAATATTCCTGAAGAAACTTTCTTCTTTGAACAACGCTTAACCGGCGGTTGGGAATATCTTACGTTGGCAATTCCGGCGATCAAGTTTGCGGTTCCTTTCCTACTTCTATTAAACCGCCCCAATAAACGAGATATAAACTTCTTAGTGAAAGTCGCGGTTTGGATTCTTTTTACCCAAGCGACGGAAATTTTCTGGTTAGTCTATCCGGCAAACTTCGTGGACTTCTCGCTCGGAGGTTATATAGCAAGTTTAGGTTCCGTAGTCGGAATGATCGGTCTGTTCGGACTGGTTCTTCTAAAACGTTTGGAAAAAGCTCCGCTGATTCCGGTCGGCGATCCGAGGCTGGAAGATTGCCTCCATCATCACCAATAG
- a CDS encoding Lsa16 family lipoprotein adhesin, which translates to MKNRITNLAILGTLTLVLVACSSSAQIVGNVNCPTLEKGLEPAVGILSDEKENPVVVGKLAVGTVVRVYDYRNHAIHPRSLVRIKTEKTEGWVSPTCLVVNQNPENSVFAWGYRKDYKYFYEPTDLDHYSKGYEFEVYKNLPKEKIPLAELAPELKEKKN; encoded by the coding sequence ATGAAAAATAGAATAACTAATTTAGCGATCCTTGGAACGTTGACCCTCGTGTTGGTTGCATGTTCCAGCTCGGCACAGATTGTCGGTAATGTAAATTGCCCGACTTTAGAAAAAGGATTGGAACCGGCGGTCGGCATTCTTTCCGACGAAAAGGAAAATCCGGTAGTTGTCGGAAAATTAGCCGTCGGGACCGTAGTCAGAGTTTATGATTACAGAAATCATGCCATTCATCCAAGATCATTGGTTCGAATAAAAACCGAAAAGACGGAAGGTTGGGTGAGTCCGACATGTTTGGTCGTAAACCAAAATCCGGAAAATTCCGTTTTTGCATGGGGTTATCGTAAGGATTATAAATATTTCTACGAACCGACCGATTTGGATCATTATTCAAAGGGATATGAATTCGAAGTTTATAAAAATCTGCCGAAGGAAAAAATTCCTTTAGCGGAATTAGCTCCGGAATTGAAGGAAAAGAAAAACTAA
- a CDS encoding cytochrome c3 family protein — MNKKALKLSVPLIAIAAVAYLIFSPSKYVGYSPDQPIPFNHKIHAGDNKVDCRYCHTGVETGAHATVPNTSTCMNCHSMVATQKPDIKYLIETYQKKQPLEWVKVHDLPDHVQFNHSRHIQRGVDCSQCHGNVAEMVKVKQVASLNMGYCVNCHRENNAPTDCSTCHR; from the coding sequence ATGAATAAGAAAGCTTTGAAACTTTCGGTTCCGCTCATTGCTATTGCAGCGGTGGCCTACCTGATTTTTTCTCCCTCCAAATACGTGGGCTATTCGCCAGATCAGCCCATACCCTTTAACCATAAGATACATGCCGGAGACAATAAGGTAGATTGCCGATATTGTCATACGGGTGTGGAAACGGGAGCTCATGCAACCGTTCCGAACACATCGACGTGTATGAATTGTCACTCTATGGTGGCGACTCAAAAGCCCGACATTAAATATCTTATCGAAACTTACCAGAAGAAGCAACCTCTTGAGTGGGTTAAGGTCCATGACCTTCCCGATCATGTTCAGTTCAATCACTCCCGGCATATTCAGCGCGGTGTAGACTGTTCCCAATGTCATGGCAACGTAGCCGAGATGGTAAAAGTCAAACAAGTCGCGTCCTTGAATATGGGGTATTGCGTGAATTGTCACCGGGAAAACAATGCTCCAACCGATTGTTCCACCTGCCACAGATAA
- a CDS encoding TAT-variant-translocated molybdopterin oxidoreductase, translated as MDNKNFQKEKKAHWLSFELRDKTEETKELQRSEFFTSPDPIIARIKSGEFDRKTFLKLMGAGVAMTSLNCVRKPVEKIVPYVDLRVGDEGETYDFVKHGHSYYYATVHRGNGILVKARDGRPLKLEGNPEHPVSQGALGATEQAAIFDLYDPDRAQDPALIEGGKESKLEWSALDSKVREALNANKGKTVIVTRPLDSPATKGLIGEFLKAVGGGKHYEVSLTSAEEAVSKGQAASYGKGLIPNYHFDLANAILSIDCDFMGGWLSGAEHQKDFSKRRNLRKGGKDVNFYVAAESIPTLSGSNADLRLPIRPGDQTKFALAIAAALGELGANTKDALNGATLAGLATELGLDAENIKKTAKALWQNKGKSLVVAGGLSAATKDAVDLQILVNYLNSALDNDGKTVDHSNPKKEGLADYSGNLKELSAQLKQTKVGVLFLYDTNLVYQAGEEWKNLLHQAALVVSLSDRADETALASNYLAPTTHFLESWGDEEVTKGIFSIQQPAIRPLFRSRSFEDSLIQFAGGSLGGESVFYEYLKNSWVKKLGSKQKWEDLLRVGTTVKASDRKIATGASRGFNRGALKKISSTPAGIRLALYEKIAIGDGKGANNSLLQELPDPVTKVTWDNYVLISPQLAKEKSIQSNDVVIVKTANQSIELPAQIQPGMHKDTIGIAVGYGRTAAGVVGNGVGKNAYLLSESGVFSGISVTSIEKTGKTYKLACTQHHHMLSPGFGYPDRPLIQSTSIEDYRNDPASGKAESEIPKIKKDGKLVDARGGNPVFEYPGYRWGMSIDLTACTGCSACVIACQVENNIPAVGRDEVRVGREMHWIRIDRYYIGNPDKPEDLQIAHQPVMCQHCENAPCETVCPVLATVHGSEGTNDMIYNRCVGTRYCSNNCPFKVRRYNWAQHWYNETGAHKGGRVPRYLGLNPEVTVRGRGVMEKCTFCSSRIAEKKIQAKNEGRTLKDGELKTACQQTCPADAISFGNVNDKVSEVAKLSADPRAYRLLEYLNVGPAVAYLTRVRTKI; from the coding sequence ATGGATAATAAGAATTTCCAGAAAGAAAAGAAAGCGCACTGGCTCTCCTTCGAACTCCGCGATAAAACGGAAGAGACGAAGGAACTCCAACGTTCCGAATTCTTCACTTCTCCGGATCCGATTATCGCTAGGATTAAATCCGGTGAATTCGACCGAAAAACTTTCCTTAAATTAATGGGCGCGGGAGTAGCGATGACTTCCCTTAATTGCGTCCGTAAACCCGTTGAAAAAATCGTTCCTTATGTGGACTTGAGAGTCGGCGACGAAGGAGAAACATACGATTTCGTTAAGCACGGCCATTCTTACTATTACGCAACCGTACATCGTGGAAACGGGATTCTTGTCAAAGCAAGAGACGGTCGACCTCTAAAGTTAGAAGGAAATCCGGAGCATCCGGTTTCTCAAGGGGCCTTAGGCGCGACTGAACAAGCGGCAATTTTCGATTTATACGATCCGGATCGCGCGCAAGATCCCGCGCTGATCGAGGGCGGGAAAGAATCCAAATTGGAGTGGTCGGCTTTAGATTCGAAAGTTCGCGAGGCGCTAAATGCAAACAAAGGCAAAACAGTCATTGTAACTCGCCCATTGGATTCTCCGGCAACTAAAGGACTCATCGGCGAGTTCTTGAAGGCGGTTGGCGGCGGAAAACATTACGAAGTTTCCTTAACTTCCGCCGAAGAAGCGGTTTCCAAAGGTCAGGCGGCTTCTTACGGAAAAGGCTTAATTCCTAACTATCATTTTGATTTAGCGAATGCGATTCTCTCCATTGATTGTGATTTTATGGGCGGATGGCTTTCAGGAGCTGAGCACCAGAAAGATTTTTCCAAACGTAGAAATCTCAGAAAGGGTGGAAAAGACGTAAACTTCTACGTTGCGGCGGAATCCATTCCGACTTTATCGGGATCCAACGCCGATCTTCGCCTTCCGATTCGTCCGGGAGACCAGACAAAGTTCGCGCTTGCGATCGCTGCCGCCCTAGGAGAACTGGGAGCTAATACTAAAGACGCTCTGAACGGAGCTACGTTAGCCGGTTTGGCTACAGAGCTTGGATTAGATGCGGAAAATATTAAGAAAACCGCAAAAGCTCTCTGGCAAAATAAAGGGAAATCGTTAGTCGTTGCGGGTGGACTTTCCGCAGCCACTAAAGATGCCGTGGATCTTCAGATCCTCGTGAACTACTTGAATTCCGCGTTGGACAATGACGGAAAAACCGTAGATCATTCCAATCCGAAAAAAGAAGGATTGGCCGATTATTCCGGAAATCTAAAGGAACTGAGCGCTCAACTCAAGCAAACTAAGGTTGGGGTTCTTTTCTTATACGATACCAACCTGGTATACCAAGCGGGCGAGGAATGGAAAAACCTTCTTCACCAAGCCGCGCTGGTTGTAAGTCTTTCGGATCGCGCGGACGAAACCGCTCTCGCATCCAATTACTTGGCACCTACCACGCATTTCTTGGAATCTTGGGGAGACGAGGAAGTAACGAAAGGAATTTTCTCCATTCAGCAACCTGCAATCAGGCCTCTTTTCCGTTCCCGTTCTTTCGAAGATAGCTTGATTCAATTCGCAGGCGGCTCGCTCGGCGGAGAAAGCGTATTTTACGAATACCTAAAGAACTCATGGGTCAAGAAGCTCGGTTCCAAACAAAAATGGGAAGATTTACTTCGCGTAGGAACTACCGTAAAAGCATCCGATCGTAAGATTGCGACAGGTGCGTCCCGCGGATTTAACCGCGGTGCACTGAAGAAAATTTCTTCAACGCCTGCCGGAATCCGATTGGCTCTATACGAGAAGATTGCAATCGGCGACGGTAAAGGCGCAAACAACTCTCTTTTACAAGAACTTCCCGATCCGGTTACAAAAGTAACTTGGGACAACTACGTTTTGATTTCTCCTCAACTTGCAAAAGAGAAGAGCATTCAATCCAACGATGTTGTTATCGTAAAAACTGCGAATCAGTCGATCGAATTGCCTGCACAAATTCAACCGGGTATGCATAAGGATACGATCGGTATTGCAGTCGGCTATGGAAGAACGGCAGCAGGTGTTGTCGGAAACGGCGTAGGAAAGAACGCCTACCTTCTATCGGAAAGCGGCGTGTTCTCCGGAATTTCCGTGACCTCAATTGAGAAGACCGGAAAGACATATAAACTTGCCTGTACTCAGCACCATCATATGCTATCGCCCGGTTTCGGCTATCCTGATCGGCCTTTAATTCAATCCACTTCGATTGAAGACTATCGGAATGATCCGGCCTCCGGAAAAGCGGAGTCCGAAATCCCGAAAATCAAGAAAGACGGAAAGTTGGTCGATGCTCGAGGCGGAAATCCCGTATTCGAATATCCCGGCTACCGTTGGGGAATGAGTATCGACTTAACTGCTTGCACCGGCTGTTCTGCCTGCGTAATCGCTTGCCAAGTCGAGAATAATATTCCCGCAGTAGGTAGAGACGAAGTTCGAGTCGGTCGCGAAATGCATTGGATTCGAATCGATCGTTATTATATCGGTAATCCCGATAAACCTGAAGATTTGCAAATCGCTCATCAGCCGGTCATGTGTCAGCATTGCGAAAACGCTCCTTGCGAAACGGTTTGTCCGGTTCTGGCAACCGTTCACGGTTCGGAAGGAACGAACGACATGATCTATAACCGCTGTGTAGGGACCCGTTACTGCTCGAACAACTGTCCGTTTAAAGTACGTCGCTATAACTGGGCGCAACACTGGTACAACGAAACCGGCGCCCATAAAGGCGGACGAGTTCCTCGCTATCTGGGTCTTAACCCGGAAGTTACCGTTCGTGGTCGCGGGGTCATGGAAAAGTGTACGTTCTGTTCTTCCCGTATCGCCGAAAAAAAGATCCAAGCCAAGAACGAGGGTCGCACTTTAAAAGACGGCGAACTTAAGACTGCTTGCCAGCAAACTTGTCCGGCCGACGCGATCAGTTTTGGAAACGTAAATGATAAAGTTTCCGAAGTCGCAAAACTCAGCGCGGATCCAAGAGCTTATCGCTTGCTAGAATATCTAAACGTCGGTCCCGCGGTCGCCTACCTGACCAGGGTCAGAACCAAGATCTAA
- the nrfD gene encoding NrfD/PsrC family molybdoenzyme membrane anchor subunit, which translates to MPNAIKEALDIQPLVTGGKSVRDVTEDILKPVEAFPTSLWWKAFLLALTITVIDLGIIGYLVYEGLYILGINNPVGWGFFIVNFVFWIGIGHAGTLISAVLYLFRQEWRTGINRAAEAMTIFAVLTAASTLIIHIGRPWMGYWLFPYPNERGPLWVNFRSPLIWDTFAVSTYLTISLVFWYIGLIPDIASVRDRATGKVRRMVYDILSFGWVGSNKAWSHLETVAMILAALSTPLVLSVHTIVSFDFAVSILPGWHTTIFPPYFVAGAIFSGFAMVVTLMVIAREVFNLKDYITMKHLENMNKVIMVTGLIVGLAYSTEFFMAWYSGNEYEGFAFVNRAFGPYGWAYFIMFSCNVFAPQVFWWKKLRTSIPVMFIISIIVNIGMWFERFVIVMTLHRDFLPSSWDVYIPTVYDFMMLLGTFGIFFTLFLLFCRLLPVIAVAEIKTVMPHKDGGHH; encoded by the coding sequence ATACCTAACGCAATCAAAGAAGCCCTGGATATCCAGCCCCTGGTCACCGGCGGCAAATCCGTTCGTGACGTAACGGAGGATATCCTCAAGCCGGTCGAAGCCTTTCCTACTTCCCTATGGTGGAAAGCCTTTCTTTTGGCTTTAACGATTACCGTAATCGATTTGGGTATCATTGGATACCTTGTATATGAAGGTCTTTATATCCTGGGGATCAATAATCCTGTTGGATGGGGATTCTTTATCGTCAACTTCGTATTCTGGATCGGTATCGGTCACGCAGGGACACTGATTTCTGCTGTTCTATATCTATTCCGCCAAGAATGGAGAACCGGTATTAACCGGGCTGCCGAAGCTATGACGATCTTTGCAGTATTAACGGCGGCATCGACGTTAATCATCCACATCGGACGTCCGTGGATGGGTTATTGGTTGTTTCCGTATCCGAACGAACGCGGACCTCTTTGGGTTAACTTCAGATCCCCCTTGATTTGGGATACATTTGCAGTTTCGACCTACTTAACGATTTCGTTAGTATTCTGGTATATCGGACTTATTCCGGATATCGCATCTGTTCGCGACAGAGCCACCGGCAAAGTTCGTAGAATGGTATACGATATTCTCTCCTTCGGATGGGTTGGTTCCAATAAAGCTTGGTCGCACTTGGAAACGGTTGCGATGATTCTCGCCGCATTGTCCACTCCGCTCGTTCTTTCTGTGCACACGATCGTGTCCTTCGACTTCGCAGTATCGATACTTCCAGGCTGGCATACGACCATTTTCCCCCCATACTTCGTTGCAGGAGCCATTTTCTCCGGTTTTGCCATGGTGGTGACTTTGATGGTCATCGCGAGAGAAGTCTTTAATCTCAAAGACTATATCACTATGAAACACCTGGAAAACATGAACAAGGTGATTATGGTAACCGGTTTGATCGTAGGATTAGCCTACTCAACTGAGTTTTTCATGGCCTGGTATTCCGGTAACGAATACGAAGGATTTGCCTTCGTAAACCGAGCGTTCGGACCGTACGGATGGGCTTATTTCATTATGTTTAGCTGTAACGTTTTTGCTCCGCAGGTCTTCTGGTGGAAGAAATTACGGACCAGCATTCCTGTTATGTTCATCATTTCGATTATAGTAAATATCGGAATGTGGTTCGAGCGTTTCGTCATCGTAATGACTCTTCACAGGGACTTTTTACCTTCGAGCTGGGACGTTTATATTCCGACGGTTTACGATTTCATGATGCTCCTCGGAACGTTCGGTATCTTCTTCACTCTCTTCCTTCTTTTCTGTAGATTACTTCCGGTGATTGCAGTAGCGGAAATAAAAACGGTTATGCCTCATAAAGACGGGGGTCATCACTAA